ATCGAATATCTTGTCATCAACGGCACCACAGCCGAGTCGCCTACGGTGACGGCTGACGAGAAAACGGAGATTCTGCGCGTTGTGAAAGAACACGTAGCAGGTCGCGTACCACTCGTGTACGGAATGGGTGGTAACGACACGATGGGCGTAGAAGCCCAACTACAGGCCACCGACCTGACGGGCATTGCCGCCATTCTTTCTGTTAGCCCTGCCTACAACAAACCGTCGCAGCAAGGCATTATCCAGCATTATCTGCGCGTAGCGGACGCTTCGCCAGTGCCAGTCATTCTTTATAACGTGCCGGGCCGGACCAGTTCCAACATGACTGCCGACACAACGCTGCGCCTCGCCCAGCACGATAATATTATTGGCACCAAGGAAGCAAGCGGCAACTTAGAGCAATGCATGGTCATTGCCGCACGCAAGCCTAATAACTTCCTCCTTATCAGCGGCGACGACTTACTCACCGTTCCCATGATTTCTTTCGGAGCAGTAGGCGTCATTAGCGTACTCGGCAATGCATTCCCCGAACGTATGGCTCAAATGACGCGCCATGCCTTATCTGGCAACTTTGCTGAAGCCAGTAAGCTCCTCTATGAGTTCTTGCCTCTTAACCCTTTGATGTATGAGGAAAGCAACCCTGTGGGCGTGAAAGCGATACTCGAAGCCCTAGGTTTGTGCTCGGCAGCAGCTCGCCTTCCGTTAATGGAAGCCTCTGGAGGCTTAAAGGAAAGGATTCAGAAACTGCTGTAGTTCACTTAAAGTACGCTGCTAGCTTGTAACAGAAAAAAGCCCAAAACAAGAAAGGGAGCATGCCGAGTAGCACGCTCCCTTTCTTGTTTTGGGCTTCTAGTTAATTCTTTTTGAGACTAAGCAGGCATGCTCATTCTCTCTTGCATATCGATTATGCGACCTAGAATTTTGCCGTAAGCTAGTGTAGCTAGGGCTACAGCAGGGTGGTTCTTTTTACGTAAGTCGTAGTTGTCCTGCGTGAAATCCGCCCAATTCAAGGTGTTCAAGTGCACCCGGCCTACTGATACGCTAGGTTCGTGAATTTGGGTCGTATGCCACCACTTCGTTGGAAACAGAATCGTTTCGCCTTCCTCCACGGTAACCCGTATTGGCTTTGCTTTTTTGAAAAGCGGAAACTTTTCGTAGTCAGGATTAAAGATGTCTATCTGGGACACCTTTTTGTTTTCTTCCTTTGGGTACATGTACTCTACTTGATCCGGTGAGTACAGGATAAAATCTTTGGCGCCGTAGAGCTGGGTTATTTGCGTGTGCAGAAATAGCGCATCTACGTGCAAATACGGAAAGCTAGCTCCGTTGCCGCCCAAGAAGATTTCATACACTTCAGTGCCACGTAGCATGAGCTTCGGCAGCAGCGGATGTTTGATCCGGTCTGACTTTCCAAAGACAATCTCGGGCTTTAGCTCCTCCATCAACTCCGGAAAATACCGCTCGATATTCAAGTTACAGGGGTAGGGCGCTGGGCTGGAAGGGCTAGAAACCAGGATGCGGTCTACGACCTCTGCTATTGTGTACGACTTGCCTTTTATCTCTTTTGTGAGGTGGCCGTAGTTCTTTTTGAAAAACGATGGAGTGAATTTCCCCATGGCACCCCATTTCCGGGCAACATCGGTTAGCACCACCGGAATGCCGGGCTCAATATATTCCGCCATCAGCTCCCGGTGCGAGAGATTGCTGCGCTTGTCAATAGAAGTCAAGTGGGAATAAGCAGACTGTTTCTGCGCCGTTAGGGTAGACATGATGGATCAATAAAGAATGATTAGCAGAGGAAGTAGTAACCGAGGAGCTACCACGACATAAATATATAGTAATTTTTATATTTATAAAAGCCTATTCATTTTCTTTTCGGCAAATACCCGCTGGCGCACTACCAACCGCTCGCTAGCACGTCGGCAACGTGCAGCGTGCGGATAGGTTTATCATAGCGGCGGATGTAGGCATCGAGGTGCATAAGGCAACTTGTGTCGGTGCTCACGAGGTATTCGGCACCGGTAGCTAGCGCATGCTCGACCTTTTGCTCGGCCATGGCGACGGAAATAGCCTCGAATTTCACGGCGAAAGTGCCACCAAAGCCGCAGCACGTTTCATTCTCTTGCATTTCCAGGCGCTCTAGTCCTTGCACACTATCGAGCAAGGTACGAGGCGCTTCCTTGATGCCACACTCGCGCAGCGCAGCACACGAGTCATGATAGGTGTACTTGCCCGTCAGCTGTGCCCCTTCAATCCGCTTCACTCCTAATACATCTACTAGGAATTCCGTCATTTCGAAAATGCGCCGCTGCACGCCGAAGTAGCGGCTTTGGTCTTTGGTGCCTTCAAACAGCTCGGCATACGCTCCACGCACCATGCCTACGCACGAGGCCGATGGGCTCACAATGTAACGGCCGGGCTCGTTCGGAAAGTCGTTGAGAAACTTGGTGGCTACCTGGCAGCTTTCCGCTTTGTAGCCGGCGTTGTAGGCGGGCTGTCCACAGCACGTTTGGTTGCCGTTGTAGTACACTTCGCAGCCTACTGCCTCCAGCACTTTCACCATATTCATGGCTGTTTGCGGAAAGAGCTGGTCTACAAAGCAAGGAATAAAGAGGTCAACGGCAGGCATTTTTCGATTCGTAATTAACAATGAGCATTGAGCTGAGCACAACTGGCTTACTTGGTCAGGGCGTTTGTGCCAGATGAAACACTTTGCTAGCCGCGTTGCGCGCTTCGGCAAAAGCTGCTTCATCTATCCCCAAAGCTACGCCTTGCTCCGCAAAGTAGGCCACCAACTGCTCCGTTGGCATGTTGCCGGTTAGCGTATCCGTGGCCATTGGGCAGCCCCCGATGCCGCCGATAGCGCCGTCGAAGCGCCGGCAACCCGCCTCATAGGCCGCTTCCACCTTTTCGCGCCACGTAGCAGGTGTAGTATGCAAGTGCGCGCCAAACTCCACTTGTGGAAAAGCAGGAATGAGTTGGCGGAACAAGGGGGTAATCAACTCGGGCGAGGAAACGCCAACTGTATCTGATAAGGCCACGATGCGCACCTCCATGGCGGCTAGGGCGTGGGTGAACTCAGCCACTACCTCCGGGCTCCAGGGGTCACCGTAAGGGTTACCAAATCCCATTGACAAGTACGTAATCAGCGTTTTGCCGCGTTGTACACACACATTCTGGATCTCGCCTAGCTCTGCCATAGCCTCTGCCATCGTCTTGTTGGTATTACGAAGCTGGAAAGTCTCGGAGACGGACAACGGAAAACCTAGGTAACGAATGTCAGGGAATTCAGCCGCCGTTTGGGCGCCTCGCAGGTTCGCGACGATGGCCAGTAGCTGCGTGCGCGTGGCGCTCAAATCGAGGCCGGCTAGCACTTCCGCCGTGTCGCGCAATTGGGGTATGGCTTTGGGCGACACAAAGCTCCCAAAGTCGAGCGTATCGAAACCGACGCGCAGCAAGGCATTGAGGTACGCCGTTTTTTTGGCTGTCGGGATGAACTCCGGCAAGCCCTGCATGGCATCGCGGGGGCATTCGATGAGCTTCATAAGGATCATTACTTTAGACAGAAACAAACTGACTCAAACCCCAACTTACGACATTGTCGGCAGCTGGACTGTTGGCATGCTATAACCTGTTAGCGCAGTGCCTTTATTACGAGCATATGGGCTAGTAGGGCAAGGTCACTCCCACGGTCTGTCTAACACGAAGAACGAACTAGTAACGGCAGCGCAGGGTTTATAAAGTATCGCTTTCCTGTTACTTCTCTATGCTAATTAAGCCGCTGCGCGCTTTTCTCTCTTCTCTTTTCCTGCTTCTTCTGCTTTCAGCCTGTGGCAAACAGCAAACGCTGCAGGCCATTTTTCAAAAGGCTACGCCCCACGATACGTATGCCCGCCGGCTTCGGCAAGCAGGCCTTGATCAAACGGCCCTAGGTCGCGACTGGTTGGCGGCTGCGGAGCGAGCCCTACACGACTCGCTGGTAGTGACGCTTCCCTTCAAGGAAACTGGCCTCTTTCGGGCCGATAAAGCTACGGCAGCCGCTTACCGCTACGGCGTTCGGGCCGGCGAAACGGTGCGCATCAGCTTGCAGCTCACAGCCGGGACTGACGCGCACGTTTTCCTCGACGCTTTCGAACTGAGCCCCGACCGTGGCACCCCACGCTTGCTAGCTTCCGCGGATACGGCGGACCTAGCTTTTAGCTACGTAGCCGAAGACGACCAGCAGCACATGCTCAGGGTGCAGCCCGAACTGCTGCGCAACGGCCGCTATACGCTGAGCATTCGCCGCGAGCCGTCGCTGGGATTCCCAGTGCAGGGCAAAACGGATACAGCCGTCGGTAGCTTCTGGGGGATGGCGCGCGACGGCGGTGCGCGCCGCCACGAAGGCATTGATATCTTCGCCAAGCGCGGCACTCCGGTGGTTGCCGCTGCACCAGGCCTGATTACACGCACGGGCGTGACTAACCTAGGTGGTAATGTGGTGTGGCTCGCCGACGCGGAGCATGGGCAGCACCTTTACTACGCCCACCTCGATAAGCAGCTGGTGCAGCCTGGCCAAACCGTACGCCGCGGCGATACGCTCGGGTTAGTCGGCAACACGGGCAATGCTCGCACCACCTCGCCCCACCTGCATTTTGGCATTTACCGCGCCGGCGGCGCAGTAGACCCCCTCCCCTTCGTACGGCACGCCGACGCTTCGCCGGCTACCCCGCGTACAACCTCCGAGAGCCTAGGTCAGTGGGTGCGGGTGCGCGAGAAGCGCACTGATCTTCGGCGGAGCCCCACGGCCCGCGGCAGCGTCATGGTTGCACTCGCACACGACACGCCTCTATTGGTCGTAGGTTCGCAAGCCGATTGGTACCGTGTCGAGCGGC
This Hymenobacter sp. GOD-10R DNA region includes the following protein-coding sequences:
- a CDS encoding hydroxymethylglutaryl-CoA lyase, with translation MKLIECPRDAMQGLPEFIPTAKKTAYLNALLRVGFDTLDFGSFVSPKAIPQLRDTAEVLAGLDLSATRTQLLAIVANLRGAQTAAEFPDIRYLGFPLSVSETFQLRNTNKTMAEAMAELGEIQNVCVQRGKTLITYLSMGFGNPYGDPWSPEVVAEFTHALAAMEVRIVALSDTVGVSSPELITPLFRQLIPAFPQVEFGAHLHTTPATWREKVEAAYEAGCRRFDGAIGGIGGCPMATDTLTGNMPTEQLVAYFAEQGVALGIDEAAFAEARNAASKVFHLAQTP
- a CDS encoding (Fe-S)-binding protein gives rise to the protein MPAVDLFIPCFVDQLFPQTAMNMVKVLEAVGCEVYYNGNQTCCGQPAYNAGYKAESCQVATKFLNDFPNEPGRYIVSPSASCVGMVRGAYAELFEGTKDQSRYFGVQRRIFEMTEFLVDVLGVKRIEGAQLTGKYTYHDSCAALRECGIKEAPRTLLDSVQGLERLEMQENETCCGFGGTFAVKFEAISVAMAEQKVEHALATGAEYLVSTDTSCLMHLDAYIRRYDKPIRTLHVADVLASGW
- a CDS encoding cupin-like domain-containing protein, which produces MSTLTAQKQSAYSHLTSIDKRSNLSHRELMAEYIEPGIPVVLTDVARKWGAMGKFTPSFFKKNYGHLTKEIKGKSYTIAEVVDRILVSSPSSPAPYPCNLNIERYFPELMEELKPEIVFGKSDRIKHPLLPKLMLRGTEVYEIFLGGNGASFPYLHVDALFLHTQITQLYGAKDFILYSPDQVEYMYPKEENKKVSQIDIFNPDYEKFPLFKKAKPIRVTVEEGETILFPTKWWHTTQIHEPSVSVGRVHLNTLNWADFTQDNYDLRKKNHPAVALATLAYGKILGRIIDMQERMSMPA
- the dapA gene encoding 4-hydroxy-tetrahydrodipicolinate synthase; translated protein: MDQLRGTGIALVTPFTPTPDHAVDYVALRRLLDFTIDGGIEYLVINGTTAESPTVTADEKTEILRVVKEHVAGRVPLVYGMGGNDTMGVEAQLQATDLTGIAAILSVSPAYNKPSQQGIIQHYLRVADASPVPVILYNVPGRTSSNMTADTTLRLAQHDNIIGTKEASGNLEQCMVIAARKPNNFLLISGDDLLTVPMISFGAVGVISVLGNAFPERMAQMTRHALSGNFAEASKLLYEFLPLNPLMYEESNPVGVKAILEALGLCSAAARLPLMEASGGLKERIQKLL
- a CDS encoding M23 family metallopeptidase — translated: MLIKPLRAFLSSLFLLLLLSACGKQQTLQAIFQKATPHDTYARRLRQAGLDQTALGRDWLAAAERALHDSLVVTLPFKETGLFRADKATAAAYRYGVRAGETVRISLQLTAGTDAHVFLDAFELSPDRGTPRLLASADTADLAFSYVAEDDQQHMLRVQPELLRNGRYTLSIRREPSLGFPVQGKTDTAVGSFWGMARDGGARRHEGIDIFAKRGTPVVAAAPGLITRTGVTNLGGNVVWLADAEHGQHLYYAHLDKQLVQPGQTVRRGDTLGLVGNTGNARTTSPHLHFGIYRAGGAVDPLPFVRHADASPATPRTTSESLGQWVRVREKRTDLRRSPTARGSVMVALAHDTPLLVVGSQADWYRVERPDGRVGYVLARSVVPASTTPLRREALAIATDLYAQPATDAVPLDTLPARTNVAVLGEFAGFRLVRSADGVVGWLIPQMLKS